The Deltaproteobacteria bacterium DNA window TGCCGGCGCCCTCAATTTCGCCTTTGTGAGCCTCTTTTTAGGAACAGCTATCTATGTGAATACCTTTGTGGCCCAGTATTTCGGCGCTAAAATGGATGACCGCATTGGGCCGTCCTTGTGGCAGGGCCTTTACGTGGCTCTCATCGCCGGTCTGCTTCACCTGACGCTCATTCCTCTGGCTGGATTCTTCTTTGGCCTGGCCGGGCATGACCCTGATATTCAAAAATTAGAAGTTGAATATTTTCAAATACTCTGCCTCGGGACAGGACCGATAGTCGCCAGTGCGGCCATGTCAGGATTTTTTTCGGGCCGAGGCAAAACCTGGCCGGTGATGTGGGTCAATTGTATAGCCACCGGTGTCAACATCATCCTGGATTATGTAATGATCTTCGGGCACTGGGGGTTTCCGGCGTTGGGTATCAGAGGCGCGGCCGGTGCGACGGTCCTTTCAGCCTGCTTTACCTTCTTTGTTTACCTTTTCATGATTTTGCGCTCTCAACATGAAAAGCGCTACCGCACCCGGTCCGGCTGGCGATTGGATCCTTCATTGTTCAAACGTCTTTTACGTTTCGGCCTGCCAAACGGGGTCCAGTTCTTCCTGGACATGATTGGTTTTACGATATTTATTCTCCTGGTTGGACGTTTGGGCGTCATCGAACTGGCCGCTACGAACATCGCGCTCAATATCAACAACTTAGCCTTTATGCCGATGATCGGCTTCGGTATGGCCGTATCGGTCCTGGTCGGCCAGAACATGGGCAAGAACGAGCCGGACCTGGCCGAACGCAGCGTTTATTCAGGCTTCCACCTCACCTTCATTTACATGGCTGGCATCGCCCTAGCCTACGTCCTGATTCCTGGTCTGTTTATTTGGCCCTTTACGGCTCAAGCCGAACAGGCGAGTTTTGTCCCGATTCAGGATATGACTGTTATTCTGCTTAGATTCGTTGCCATCTACTGCGTGTTTGACACCATGAATATTATCTTTGCTTCAGGGGTCAAGGGCGCCGGGGACACCCGTTTCGTCATGTTTATGGTCATAGTTTTCGCCCTGTTAGGCCTGGCCTTGCCAACCTATATTGCCCTGGGTCTCTTCAACCAAGGCATATACACAGCCTGGATCATTTTCACGGTCTGGGTGAGCCTCCTCGGTTTTGCATTTTTATTCCGCTTTCTAGGTGGGAAATGGAAGACTATGAGCGTCATTGAGATGGCCCGGCCCACCCTGCCTGGTTCCA harbors:
- a CDS encoding MATE family efflux transporter, producing MTPITRGISNRWQAEGGYRQVLFLAIPLIFSTGAWAVQHFVDRMFLAWLSPTAIAAAMPAGALNFAFVSLFLGTAIYVNTFVAQYFGAKMDDRIGPSLWQGLYVALIAGLLHLTLIPLAGFFFGLAGHDPDIQKLEVEYFQILCLGTGPIVASAAMSGFFSGRGKTWPVMWVNCIATGVNIILDYVMIFGHWGFPALGIRGAAGATVLSACFTFFVYLFMILRSQHEKRYRTRSGWRLDPSLFKRLLRFGLPNGVQFFLDMIGFTIFILLVGRLGVIELAATNIALNINNLAFMPMIGFGMAVSVLVGQNMGKNEPDLAERSVYSGFHLTFIYMAGIALAYVLIPGLFIWPFTAQAEQASFVPIQDMTVILLRFVAIYCVFDTMNIIFASGVKGAGDTRFVMFMVIVFALLGLALPTYIALGLFNQGIYTAWIIFTVWVSLLGFAFLFRFLGGKWKTMSVIEMARPTLPGSIPGRQFTASKP